The following proteins are co-located in the Castanea sativa cultivar Marrone di Chiusa Pesio chromosome 8, ASM4071231v1 genome:
- the LOC142607730 gene encoding uncharacterized protein LOC142607730 isoform X2 gives MFYRGKFIDGGDGREMGAKRQRVVDQGPSFYGTSPASSFMYNPAPYTAYVNQPPPFPVVRVRGLPFDCTETDVAEFFHGLDIVDILFVHNNGKFSGEAFCVLGYPLQVDFALQRNRQNLGRRYIEVFRSKRQEYYKAIAREVSDARGGSPHRRAPRAKSYDEAKDSAEHTGVLRLRGLPFSAGKDDIMEFFKDFVLSEDAINITLNSEGRPTGEAFVEFASAEDSKAAMVKDRMTLGSRYIELFPSSNEELEEAVSRGR, from the exons ATGTTCTACAGAGG TAAATTTATTGATGGTGGTGATGGGCGTGAAATGGGCGCGAAACGTCAACGGGTTGTTGATCAGGGACCCTCATTCTATGGGACTTCCCCTGCTTCAAGTTTTATGTACAATCCAGCTCCTTATACGGCCTATGTTAACCAGCCTCCACCTTTCCCTGTTGTCCGAGTACGTGGTCTTCCATTTGATTGCACGGAAACTGATGTGGCTGAGTTCTTCCATGGTCTGGACATAGTTGATATTCTTTTTGTCCATAACAATGGCAAGTTCTCTGGGGAAGCATTTTGTGTTTTGGGGTATCCTCTCCAAGTTGATTTTGCCCTTCAAAGGAATAGGCAGAACTTGGGCAGGAGATACATTGAGGTTTTCAGAAGTAAGAGGCAGGAGTACTATAAAGCGATAGCAAGGGAGGTTTCAGATGCTCGTGGTGGTTCACCACACCGAAGGGCCCCAAGGGCTAAATCTTATGACGAGGCAAAGGACTCAGCTGAACACACTGGGGTATTGCGGTTGAGGGGATTGCCATTTTCTGCTGGCAAGGATGACATAATGGAGTTCTTTAAAGATTTTGTGTTGTCAGAAGATGCAATTAATATCACATTGAACTCGGAGGGGAGGCCTACAGGGGAAGCATTTGTGGAGTTTGCAAGTGCAGAAGATTCGAAAGCAGCAATGGTTAAAGATAGGATGACACTTGGGAGTCGATATATAGAACTGTTTCCATCCTCAAACGAAGAGTTGGAAGAAGCAGTTTCTAGAGGGCGGTGA
- the LOC142607730 gene encoding uncharacterized protein LOC142607730 isoform X1 encodes MFYRGSKFIDGGDGREMGAKRQRVVDQGPSFYGTSPASSFMYNPAPYTAYVNQPPPFPVVRVRGLPFDCTETDVAEFFHGLDIVDILFVHNNGKFSGEAFCVLGYPLQVDFALQRNRQNLGRRYIEVFRSKRQEYYKAIAREVSDARGGSPHRRAPRAKSYDEAKDSAEHTGVLRLRGLPFSAGKDDIMEFFKDFVLSEDAINITLNSEGRPTGEAFVEFASAEDSKAAMVKDRMTLGSRYIELFPSSNEELEEAVSRGR; translated from the exons ATGTTCTACAGAGG CAGTAAATTTATTGATGGTGGTGATGGGCGTGAAATGGGCGCGAAACGTCAACGGGTTGTTGATCAGGGACCCTCATTCTATGGGACTTCCCCTGCTTCAAGTTTTATGTACAATCCAGCTCCTTATACGGCCTATGTTAACCAGCCTCCACCTTTCCCTGTTGTCCGAGTACGTGGTCTTCCATTTGATTGCACGGAAACTGATGTGGCTGAGTTCTTCCATGGTCTGGACATAGTTGATATTCTTTTTGTCCATAACAATGGCAAGTTCTCTGGGGAAGCATTTTGTGTTTTGGGGTATCCTCTCCAAGTTGATTTTGCCCTTCAAAGGAATAGGCAGAACTTGGGCAGGAGATACATTGAGGTTTTCAGAAGTAAGAGGCAGGAGTACTATAAAGCGATAGCAAGGGAGGTTTCAGATGCTCGTGGTGGTTCACCACACCGAAGGGCCCCAAGGGCTAAATCTTATGACGAGGCAAAGGACTCAGCTGAACACACTGGGGTATTGCGGTTGAGGGGATTGCCATTTTCTGCTGGCAAGGATGACATAATGGAGTTCTTTAAAGATTTTGTGTTGTCAGAAGATGCAATTAATATCACATTGAACTCGGAGGGGAGGCCTACAGGGGAAGCATTTGTGGAGTTTGCAAGTGCAGAAGATTCGAAAGCAGCAATGGTTAAAGATAGGATGACACTTGGGAGTCGATATATAGAACTGTTTCCATCCTCAAACGAAGAGTTGGAAGAAGCAGTTTCTAGAGGGCGGTGA